A genomic stretch from Aedes albopictus strain Foshan chromosome 2, AalbF5, whole genome shotgun sequence includes:
- the LOC109420252 gene encoding eukaryotic translation initiation factor 4E-binding protein, which produces MSASPIARQVCSQTQAIPSKRVLIHDAADMPDIYSSTPGGTLYSTTPGGTRIVYERAFLMNLKNSPLARTPPSNLNNLPHNILRNGTTGVTSKPKPQQQPHNSPPKFDEHQEQFDMDL; this is translated from the exons ATGTCAGCATCGCCAATCGCACGCCAAGTCTGCAGCCAGACGCAGGCCATTCCATCCAAGAGAGTCCTCATCCATGACGCCGCCGATATGCCCGATATCTACTCATCGACACCTGGTGGTACTCTGTATTCCACGACTCCTGGAG GTACCCGCATCGTCTACGAGCGTGCCTTCTTGATGAATCTGAAAAACTCTCCACTGGCACGCACCCCGCCGTCTAACCTGAATAACCTACCTCACAACATTCTCAGAAATGGAACCACCGGAGTCACCAGCAAGCCGAAGCCACAGCAACAACCGCATAACTCGCCGCCCAAGTTCGATGAACACCAGGAGCAGTTCGACATGGACCTGTAG